The Candidatus Eisenbacteria bacterium genome window below encodes:
- a CDS encoding DNA mismatch repair endonuclease MutL, which translates to DADAGAIEVRVEEGGGALIEVSDDGAGMDAEDARLAFARHATSKIRDADDILRVATFGFRGEALPSIASVAEVELLTAPEGGEGTRLVLRAGRLIREEKAARARGTTIAVRNLFFNTPARRKFLKSEPTEEKRIRRAVIAQALSERDVAFRYLRDGEEVFHLPAGEDLRLRLARLFGRPFADELVLAEGKEHGPVVFGFVSKIDAARGTRDYQFFHVNRRPVQQALLHQAVAAAYQGALPRGRHPAYVLSLTIDPEFVDVNIHPTKREVRFSPERTVFAAVQAAVGRALRSESSLPRLWKEKPETPRTGESRGEPRPLDLPPAREGSWTYHPDSRAVESEPAEAEGEGWLARADLSRVHQIGNTFLVTAAPEGILIADQHTVHERILFEETLARIERRSGESQRLLFPETVEADPDLVRIAEENCETIEAAGFLVHPAGPRGLLLEGTPPGLRTSEPRRFLIDFLESLGETERSDEPREKRVAASVACHGAVRAGDPLAPEERSALLRRLRACHEPLRCPHGRPTFLTVSSEELARRFLRT; encoded by the coding sequence GATGCGGACGCGGGGGCGATCGAGGTCCGCGTGGAGGAGGGGGGCGGCGCTCTCATCGAGGTCTCCGACGACGGCGCCGGAATGGACGCCGAGGACGCGCGCCTCGCCTTCGCGCGCCACGCGACGAGCAAGATCCGGGACGCCGACGACATCCTCCGTGTCGCCACGTTCGGTTTTCGGGGCGAGGCGCTCCCGAGCATCGCCTCGGTGGCGGAGGTCGAGCTCCTCACCGCTCCCGAAGGGGGGGAGGGCACTCGCCTCGTTCTTCGCGCCGGACGTTTGATCCGCGAAGAGAAAGCCGCCCGGGCGCGCGGGACCACGATCGCCGTCCGCAACCTCTTCTTCAACACCCCGGCGAGACGTAAATTTTTGAAGAGCGAACCGACCGAGGAGAAGAGGATCCGGAGAGCGGTGATCGCGCAGGCGCTCTCCGAGAGGGACGTCGCCTTCCGCTACCTTCGGGACGGCGAGGAGGTCTTTCATCTCCCCGCCGGCGAGGACCTCCGTCTTCGCCTCGCGCGCCTCTTCGGGCGCCCCTTCGCGGACGAGCTCGTCCTCGCCGAGGGGAAGGAGCACGGACCGGTCGTCTTCGGGTTCGTGTCGAAGATCGACGCCGCGCGCGGGACGCGGGATTATCAGTTCTTCCACGTGAACCGCCGGCCGGTGCAGCAGGCCTTGCTTCATCAAGCGGTCGCCGCTGCGTATCAGGGGGCGCTCCCGAGAGGACGACATCCGGCGTACGTCCTCTCCCTCACGATCGATCCGGAGTTCGTCGACGTGAACATCCACCCCACGAAGAGGGAGGTTCGCTTCTCGCCGGAGCGGACCGTCTTCGCCGCGGTGCAGGCGGCGGTCGGGCGCGCCCTTCGATCGGAATCGAGCCTTCCCCGCTTGTGGAAGGAGAAACCGGAGACGCCGCGAACGGGGGAGAGTCGGGGCGAACCGCGTCCGCTCGATCTTCCCCCCGCGCGCGAGGGGAGTTGGACGTACCATCCCGATTCGCGCGCCGTGGAATCGGAGCCGGCGGAAGCCGAGGGGGAAGGATGGCTTGCGCGCGCCGATCTCTCGCGCGTCCATCAGATCGGGAACACGTTTCTCGTGACCGCCGCGCCCGAGGGGATCCTGATCGCGGATCAGCACACCGTCCACGAGCGGATTCTCTTCGAGGAGACTCTCGCGCGGATCGAGCGAAGATCGGGCGAGTCGCAGCGCCTCCTCTTTCCGGAGACGGTCGAGGCGGATCCCGACCTCGTTCGGATCGCGGAGGAGAACTGCGAAACGATCGAGGCGGCCGGCTTTCTCGTCCACCCGGCCGGACCGCGGGGGCTTCTTCTCGAGGGGACGCCGCCCGGGCTTCGGACAAGCGAACCGAGGCGCTTCCTCATCGACTTCCTCGAGTCGCTCGGCGAGACGGAGCGCTCGGACGAGCCGCGCGAGAAGCGCGTCGCCGCGTCGGTCGCATGCCACGGCGCCGTCCGCGCGGGGGATCCGCTCGCGCCGGAGGAGAGGAGCGCCCTTCTCCGGCGGCTTCGCGCCTGCCACGAGCCGCTCCGCTGCCCGCACGGACGCCCGACCTTCCTCACCGTCTCCTCCGAGGAGCTCGCGCGGCGGTTTCTTCGCACATGA